A window of Desulforegulaceae bacterium genomic DNA:
AATTTGTCTATGGGTTTCATTACCTTCTTTTTTGCCCATCGCAGGTATATTTATAAGTTCATCAGCGTCAATGTTTGCTGAAAGGCATTCTCCTTGTTTTATTTTAAGCTCTTCTGCAGCCTGTACAGTTGTTCCCATAACAATGGAGATATCTTTAGTAATAGTGTTGCCGCCTATGGGCAGCACATAGGTGTACTTAATGTTTCCTCCTGAAAATATAGACATATCAGCTGAGCTTCCCCCAATATCTATAAGGGCAACCCCATGCTCTTTTTCTTCATCTGTAAGAACTGCCGAAGCAGCAGCCAGAGGTTCAAGTACTATTTTTTTTACTTCCATATCTGCATTGTAAACGCATTTGTAAATATTTTGAATAAAGCTTGAGGGGCCTGAAACAAGATGAACTTTTACTTCAAGTGTTCCGCCTGCCATTCCAACAGGATTTTGGATTCCATGCTGTTCATTGACGATGAACTCCTGGGGAAGAACATGGATAATTTCTGAATCCTTTTGAAGGGTTTTGGATGAAATAAGTGCTGTAGCCTGTTCAATAACTCTTTCTACATCGTCTTTTTTTATTTCATTATTGTTTGTCATTATGACTCCGGATCCTGAATAGCCTTTGATATGCTGTCCAGAAATACCGGCATAAACTTCGGAAATCTCACAATCTGCCATTATTTCAGCTTCGTCTACAGCTCTTTTAATAGCATTTACAGTGGAAGTAATATCAACAATTGCACCTTTTTTGATTCCAGTGGAGTCTTCTTCCCCAATTCCGATTATTTGCACCTCATTATTTATTACCTCTCCTACAACAGCCCGAACTTTTGTTGTACCAATATCCAGCCCTACAATTATTTCGCCTTTTTGTGCCAATTTATCCTCCTTCTTTTAGCCCATAGCAGGAAAGGGTTTCAAGACCACCCGATTTTTATTCGATAAGTTAATTTTTTCGATCTTAATCTCGTTAAACTTCTTTTTTAAATATAATTTTACAATACTTAAGCTTTTGATTTTTTTTTCTAAATCTGTAAATCCAATCAGAATTTCACTGAAAGAATCAGTATTGTATAGTGTAATTCCAATATCTTTGTCTAAATGCAGCCTTGAATTGGTATTAAATAAAATATTGGTAGTTTTCAAGGTCTCCATTATAAGAGAATAATAATGGTTTTTATTTATAAAATCAGAATAATTCAACCCAGTAACTTCAGGAATCCCAAGAAATTTATCTTTGTTTTCATATTTTTTGAATAAATGACCTTGTTCATTAATTATAAAATTTTCTTTGAGACTGATTTTAGCCAGGGGTTTTTCCTCAGTAATTTCAACTTCTAGGACATCAGGCAGAATTCTTTTTACTTTTGCGTTTTTTATCCATTGATTGTTTTCAAGCTTGAGTCTTGCCATTGAAATATTAAGTCCAAAAATATTGTCACCTTCAAAAAATCCTGCAATTGTTTTAATTTCTTCTTTTCCAAGGTAATGATTCCCGGTTATTTTTATTTTTTTTATTGGAAACTCCTTGGTTTTGGTTACCATGTCATGGGCAAAAATGAAGCCTGTTCCCAGAAGGAAAATAAATAAAGTATGAAAAATAAAATAAATTATTTTTTTCCAATTTGGTATTCTTGTTTCATCAGTCCCTGCCGACAATTTTAACCTCCGGTTCAAGTGTTAGATCAAATTTGTTTTTTACTTTTTTTTGAATCAGCTCCTTGAGTTTAATTATATCTAAAGCAGTACAGCCTTCTTCACTTATAATAAAGTTACCATGCAAATTTGAAACCCTTGCTCCTCCTATTCTTTTATCTTTAAGCCCTGTTTTGTCAATAAGCATTCCAGCTGGAGAGCTTTCTGGGTTTTTAAAAAAACAACCGCAGCTTTTTTCGTTCAAAGGTTGGGAGTTTTTTCTTTCAACTAAAAGTTTTTTTGCTTCTTTTACAAGCTTTTCACTATTGGTTTTTAAAAGTTTTAAAGTGCAACCCAGAATTATAAATTTTTTATCTGTTTTAAGTTTAAGCTCCCTGTAAGAGGGGAGAATTTCATTTTTGGCTGCTTTGAACTGTTCTCCTGAATAATCCATTAGTAAAACTTCTTCTATAACTGAAAAAATATCTCCTTTTTTTGTGCCTGCATTCATAAAAACAGCACCGCCGATTGTTCCCGGAATTCCAATAAGTGAGTTTAAACCCTGATACCCCTTGATTGCACAATGCCAGCATATCTTTTGCAACATTGCACCAGCCTGGACATTTAAATAAACTTCATTTTTAGTTTCTTTTACCAGCCCAAACTTATGGAAAAATCTTTTAAAAGATATAATGATTTTAATCCCATTAGTTTTTATTAAAGTGTTGTATCCTCCACCCAGGATAAAAAAATCCTCGTTCTTTTTTTTTAAATATTTAACTAATATTGAAAGGGACTTTAAATCAAAAGGTTCTATAAAATAATTACAAAGAGCTTTTGTTTTAAAGGCAGTTGTTTTTCCAACATCAATGTCTGTTAAAATGTTCCCTTTAAAATCAAGCTTGTTGAGTTCTTTTTTAATCATTTAAAAGCCTCGAAAGAAATTTTTCACCCAGCTTGTTTATATTTCCTGCTCCAAGTGTAAGTACTAATGAGTTTTCCTCTTTAAAATTAAGCAAATATTCAAGAACTGCTTCTTCAGAGGAAAAAGTATTTACATCTTTGTGCCCGTATTTTTTTATTCCTTCACAAATGGAAAAATTATCTATGCTTTCAATTGGTTTTTCTCCAGCAGGATAAATAGGCATTACAACAAGCCTGTCACTTTCATAAAAAGATCTTGTAAAACTTTCAAAAAGAGCCTGGGTTCGTGAATATCTGTGGGGTTGAAAAATAACAGTAACAATTTTTTCAGGGTAGGCTTTTCTTATTGCTTTAAGAGTAGTCTGTATTTCTGTTGGATGATGGCCATAATCGTCCATAAGAAGAAGATTTTTATACTCACCTTTGACTTCTATTCTCCTTTGGACTCCGGATATTTTTTCAAGAGCGTACTGAATTGTTTCAAAACTTATACCAAGCTCGCATCCAAGAGCTATAGCAGCAAGTGCATTGGAAATATTGTGTTCACCCGGAAGGTTAAGGGAAATTTTTCCTTTGAGCTTTCCTTTGGATTCAACATCAAAATGACTTCTAAGCCCTGTAAACTCAATGTTTTTTGCCTGGTAGTCAGCCTGCCTTTGAAGCCCATATGTTATATATCTTTTTTTAATATCTGGTATTATTTCCTGAATATATTCATTGTCAAGGCAGATAATACTGAGGCCGTAAAAAGGAATTTTGTTTATAAACTCAAGAAAGTCTTTCTTAATATTTTCAATTGTTCCGTAATAATCAAGATGCTCTTTGTCTATGTTTGTGACAATTGCAATTGAAGGGGTCATTTTAAGAAATGATCCATCTGATTCGTCTGCTTCAGCAACAAGAAAAGAGCCAAGGCCAAGCCTTGCATTTGTCCCAAGTCTTTTGAGTTTTCCTCCTATAATTATTGTGGGGTCAATTTTTCCTTCAATTAAAATTTCTGAAATAAGGGAAGTTGTTGTTGTTTTTCCATGTGCTCCTGCAATTGCAACTCCGTATTTCAGTCGCATCAGTTCGGCAAGCATTTCAGCTCTTGGAATTACCGGGATTCCATTTTTACGTGCGTAAATTATTTCAGGGTTTGATTCAGGAACAGCAGAAGAAATAACAATAACATCTGCTCCAGCTGTGTTTGTTTCTTGATGCCCTTTAAAAATAACTCCGCCAAGGCTTTTAAGTCTTTTAGTATTACTGTTTTCATTAAGATCTGAACCTGAAACCTTGTAGCCCTGGGCAATTAGAATCTCTGCAATACTGCTCATTCCAATTCCGCCTATACCAACAAGATGTATATGATATGACTTATCAAACATGGTTTTTTTCTAATATCCCTTTTATTGTTTCATAAATTTTATTAGCAGCGTTTGGCATTGATTGTTCTTTCATTTTTTCAGCCATTGAGGTTAGAAGCTTTTTGTCTTTATAGAGATTGCTGATATTCTCTCCAAGAGCTTTTCCTGAAAGATTTTTCTCTTCAATAACAATGGCTGCCCCTTTTTTTTCAAATTCAATGCAATTATAGTATTGATGGTTATGAGTAGCATAAGGGTAGGGAATAAAGATTGCCGGTATTCCTGCTCCTGAGATTTCTGCAAGGGTTGATGCTCCAGCCCTTGCAACTATTAAGTCAGATTTTTTATATATATCAGCAATTTCTTTAAAAAATGGAGCAGGGTAGCTGTTTATTCCCTTGTTTTTATATATTTTTTCAATTCCTTCAAATTGAGGCTCACCTGTTTGATGAATGAATAAAAAACTATCAATTTCATCTATAAAATCAAATGAATCAATTATAGCATTGTTAATTGCTCTTGCTCCCTGACTTCCTCCTGTTA
This region includes:
- the murB gene encoding UDP-N-acetylmuramate dehydrogenase, with translation MIKKELNKLDFKGNILTDIDVGKTTAFKTKALCNYFIEPFDLKSLSILVKYLKKKNEDFFILGGGYNTLIKTNGIKIIISFKRFFHKFGLVKETKNEVYLNVQAGAMLQKICWHCAIKGYQGLNSLIGIPGTIGGAVFMNAGTKKGDIFSVIEEVLLMDYSGEQFKAAKNEILPSYRELKLKTDKKFIILGCTLKLLKTNSEKLVKEAKKLLVERKNSQPLNEKSCGCFFKNPESSPAGMLIDKTGLKDKRIGGARVSNLHGNFIISEEGCTALDIIKLKELIQKKVKNKFDLTLEPEVKIVGRD
- the ftsA gene encoding cell division protein FtsA; this translates as MAQKGEIIVGLDIGTTKVRAVVGEVINNEVQIIGIGEEDSTGIKKGAIVDITSTVNAIKRAVDEAEIMADCEISEVYAGISGQHIKGYSGSGVIMTNNNEIKKDDVERVIEQATALISSKTLQKDSEIIHVLPQEFIVNEQHGIQNPVGMAGGTLEVKVHLVSGPSSFIQNIYKCVYNADMEVKKIVLEPLAAASAVLTDEEKEHGVALIDIGGSSADMSIFSGGNIKYTYVLPIGGNTITKDISIVMGTTVQAAEELKIKQGECLSANIDADELINIPAMGKKEGNETHRQILCEVIEKRTEEILSLLYDEIYRAGMQDEISSGFVITGGTANLKDIGELAESVLNAPVRIGKPSKLNGLTEMINKPQFVTVAGLVKFGAKEIHENKTTQKKKNKATKFFQQLIDWFK
- a CDS encoding FtsQ-type POTRA domain-containing protein, whose protein sequence is MSAGTDETRIPNWKKIIYFIFHTLFIFLLGTGFIFAHDMVTKTKEFPIKKIKITGNHYLGKEEIKTIAGFFEGDNIFGLNISMARLKLENNQWIKNAKVKRILPDVLEVEITEEKPLAKISLKENFIINEQGHLFKKYENKDKFLGIPEVTGLNYSDFINKNHYYSLIMETLKTTNILFNTNSRLHLDKDIGITLYNTDSFSEILIGFTDLEKKIKSLSIVKLYLKKKFNEIKIEKINLSNKNRVVLKPFPAMG
- the murC gene encoding UDP-N-acetylmuramate--L-alanine ligase produces the protein MFDKSYHIHLVGIGGIGMSSIAEILIAQGYKVSGSDLNENSNTKRLKSLGGVIFKGHQETNTAGADVIVISSAVPESNPEIIYARKNGIPVIPRAEMLAELMRLKYGVAIAGAHGKTTTTSLISEILIEGKIDPTIIIGGKLKRLGTNARLGLGSFLVAEADESDGSFLKMTPSIAIVTNIDKEHLDYYGTIENIKKDFLEFINKIPFYGLSIICLDNEYIQEIIPDIKKRYITYGLQRQADYQAKNIEFTGLRSHFDVESKGKLKGKISLNLPGEHNISNALAAIALGCELGISFETIQYALEKISGVQRRIEVKGEYKNLLLMDDYGHHPTEIQTTLKAIRKAYPEKIVTVIFQPHRYSRTQALFESFTRSFYESDRLVVMPIYPAGEKPIESIDNFSICEGIKKYGHKDVNTFSSEEAVLEYLLNFKEENSLVLTLGAGNINKLGEKFLSRLLND